A window from Pleuronectes platessa chromosome 6, fPlePla1.1, whole genome shotgun sequence encodes these proteins:
- the b4galt3 gene encoding beta-1,4-galactosyltransferase 3 — translation MAYCGRSLDSPCTLALLVGFQFAFVLYFSLGGFRGLVSVLVHTTEPEFDYSRPHDVYTNLSHLGAPPPPPRNTGTGPPVTGPPLRDCQIPSPLLVGPVSVLLSSPLSLEEIRQRNPLVLPGGHYHPPDCEPRHHTAIVVPYRNRQTHLRALLYHLHPFLQRQQIHYSIYIVQQWGNGTFNRAKLLNVGVREALRDEDWSCIFLHDVDLLPENDHNTYTCHKQFPTHLSVAMDKFRYRLPYPQYFGGVSAVTPDQYMKMNGFPNLYWGWGGEDDDIAARVRLSGMKIVRPPVAIGHYKMIKHKGDRGNEQNPRRFDLLKRTRLNWRSDGLNSLAYELLSRELEPLYTNLTVNIGEDPRLPQGKVPVPVKATTPVHQRSTSKNEGTAKKVENRPQGKGSVVEHMTKVLGEKTKPALSNAANQTTHKETGAMT, via the exons ATGGCGTACTGCGGCCGCTCTCTGGACTCCCCATGCACGCTGGCCCTGCTGGTGGGCTTCCAGTTTGCCTTTGTCCTCTACTTCTCCCTCGGGGGCTTCCGGGGCCTGGTATCCGTCCTGGTGCACACCACCGAGCCGGAGTTTGATTACTCCCGACCTCACGACGTCTACACCAACCTCAGTCATCTGGGAGCGCCGCCTCCCCCGCCTCGCAACACGGGCACTGGACCCCCTGTCACAGGGCCGCCGCTGAGAGACTGCCAGATCCCCTCCCCACTGCTGG tcgGACCCGTGTCTgtccttctttcctctcctctgtctctggagGAGATCCGGCAGAGGAATCCCTTGGTGTTGCCAGGCGGACACTACCATCCTCCAGACTGTGAACCCCGCCATCACACAGCGATAGTGGTGCCGTACCGGAACCGGCAGACCCACCTCCGCGCGCTGCTCTACCACCTCCACCCCTTCCTGCAGAGGCAACAGATCCACTACAGCATCTATATAGTGCAGCAG TGGGGGAACGGGACCTTCAACCGAGCCAAGCTGCTGAACGTGGGGGTGCGGGAGGCCCTCAGAGATGAAGACTGGAGCTGCATCTTCCTGCACGACGTCGACCTGCTGCCCGAGAACGACCACAACACCTACACCTGCCACAAACAGTTCcccacacacctgtctgtgGCCATGGACAAGTTCAGATACAG GCTGCCGTACCCGCAGTATTTCGGTGGCGTGTCTGCAGTGACCCCAGACCAGTACATGAAGATGAATGGTTTCCCCAACCTGTACTGGGGCTGGGGTGGAGAGGATGATGACATCGCTGCCAG AGTGCGTCTCTCTGGCATGAAGATTGTGCGTCCCCCAGTGGCCATTGGTCATTACAAGATGATCAAGCACAAAGGAGACAGAGGCAACGAGCAGAATCCACGCAG GTTTGACCTCCTGAAAAGGACCAGACTGAACTGGCGCTCCGACGGCCTCAACTCTCTGGCCTACGAGCTCCTTTCCAGAGAGCTGGAGCCTCTCTACACCAACCTCACTGTCAACATTGGAGAAGACCCCCGCCTGCCGCAGGGGAAGGTACCTGTCCCCGTTAAGGCAACGACCCCCGTCCACCAACGTAGCACCAGCAAGAACGAGGGCACAGCCAAGAAGGTGGAGAACAGGCCACAGGGCAAAGGCTCCGTGGTGGAACATATGACCAAGGTATTGGGTGAAAAGACAAAACCTGCGCTGTCAAATGCTGCAaatcaaacaacacacaaggagacTGGTGCGATGACatag